From Vicia villosa cultivar HV-30 ecotype Madison, WI unplaced genomic scaffold, Vvil1.0 ctg.000037F_1_1_3, whole genome shotgun sequence, the proteins below share one genomic window:
- the LOC131622687 gene encoding transcription factor PIF3-like, giving the protein MFDSTSSYIDFQSSQTKNNTHMFTYLPPFKKPRVETSNKYLGGCEYQKTEKVNFSNFSIPKVFLKSTHQGKESKAIASTKFQQQKPLTQLLPTIDEHSEVSDSHSTAFGIREKRKASDIEGYDEPSSSSACSLEASNDSNFGFGNHEDNYDSPYFSDDEEETSENMLKEKPAREGKRVKRSYKNAKSHNLTQRKRRDKINEKIHTLKKLIPNCNKMDKASMLDDAIDYLKTLKLQLQIMTMGRGICMPINHLMMLPAHHMSMSMNMNAQHLMGFRPEVQFPIPQMSNGVTDHNNNNIRVQMFGFSNQLLPPPMSIHNAPFTLPIIGNSSTAANSYCDQNQPSKTCG; this is encoded by the exons ATGTTTGATTCTACTTCCTCTTACATTGATTTTCAATCCTCACAAACCAAGAACAACACTCACATGTTCACATACTTACCACCATTCAAAAAACCAAGAGTGGAAACTTCAAACAAGTACTTAGGAGGGTGTGAatatcaaaaaacagaaaaagtgaactTCTCAAACTTTTCTATACCTAAAGTGTTTCTCAAATCAACTCATCAAGGGAAAGAATCAAAAGCCATTGCTTCTACAAAATTCCAACAACAAAAGCCTTTAACACAATTGCTACCAACCATTGATGAACATTCTGAAGTTTCTGATAGCCATAGTACTGCTTTTGGAATTAGAGAGAAGAGAAAAGCTAGTGATATTGAAGGATATGATGAACCATCATCTTCTTCTGCATGTTCACTTGAAGCCTCAAATGATTCAAACTTTGGTTTCGGAAATCATGAGGACAATTATGACTCACCATATTTTAGTGAT GATGAAGAAGAAACCTCAGAAAATATGTTGAAAGAGAAGCCAGCTcgtgaaggaaaaagagtcaaGAGAAGCTACAAGAATGCAAAAAGCCATAATTTAACTCAAAGG AAGAGAAGAGACAAAATCAACGAGAAAATTCATACATTGAAAAAGCTCATACCAAATTGCAATAAG ATGGACAAGGCTTCAATGCTTGATGATGCCATTGATTATCTTAAAACCCTAAAGCTTCAGTTACAG ATTATGACAATGGGTAGAGGAATTTGTATGCCCATTAATCATCTTATGATGTTACCAGCACATCATATGAGTATGAGTATGAATATGAATGCACAACATTTAATGGGGTTTAGGCCAGAAGTCCAGTTTCCTATTCCACAAATGAGTAATGGTGTCACTGACCACAATAATAACAACATCAGAGTTCAGATGTTTGGTTTTTCCAACCAATTACTACCACCACCGATGTCAATTCATAATGCACCTTTCACACTTCCTATCATCGGAAACTCTTCCACTGCAGCAAATTCTTATTGTGACCAGAATCAACCTAGCAAGACATGTGGCTAA
- the LOC131622686 gene encoding uncharacterized protein LOC131622686, giving the protein MDSNVRDFIAKEVPDWNDEVIAVARFKAFSGQRSDWQPNFLFWRDLIIKIASHFRFLLIRPSQVKNDWFNRGGLTPLCIDDVLSLMYNEGDITRPGDLFDPRSGRFSQLVRKMTYLISRPAIPDIMAEETVVLAPLLKDKAAEVVKHLSESHWNSSCIVTMKKFQEICGGPDEASVMLRYLSGCRTAQYLSVRKNEFVEGVKVLLSQAALSSVSNLDCDVLYLIWTIEKLQQQLDVIDRRCELSRKSAVASIHSGNRKIALRYARELKLATQSREKCTSLLNRVEEVLGVIVDAESTKKVSEAMQIGAHAMKENKLSVEDVDLCLRDVQESIDSQKEIEKALEQTPSYTDIDDEDIEEELEELELALEKEAQVDTPEKTITSEEGTATLEASELLSDTLSKLKLSDNTVGKSRTTQSTSKGEKTANLAM; this is encoded by the exons ATGGATTCGAATGTAAGGGATTTCATAGCAAAGGAAGTTCCCGATTGGAACGACGAAGTAATCGCCGTTGCTCGATTCAAGGCATTTTCCGGTCAAAGATCCGATTGGCAACCAAATTTCCTCTTCTGGCGGGACTTGATCATCAAAATCGCTTCCCATTTTCGTTTCCTCCTCATTCGACCTTCTCAG GTCAAGAATGATTGGTTTAATCGAGGAGGGTTAACCCCTTTGTGTATCGACGATGTACTG TCTCTAATGTATAATGAAGGTGACATCACAAGACCTGGGGATCTTTTTGATCCAAGGAGCGGAAGATTCTCCCAACTAGTCAGAAAAATGACTTACTTAATATCCAGACCAGCTATACCAGATATCATGGCTGAAGAAACCGTGGTCCTAGCTCCTCTGCTCAAG GATAAGGCTGCTGAAGTTGTAAAACATCTATCTGAAAGTCACTGGAATTCATCTTGTATCGTCACAATGAAGAAATTTCAGGAGATATGTGGAGGGCCTGATGAAGCTTCTGTAATGTTGAGGTATCTGTCAGGGTGTAGAACAGCACAGTATCTGTCAGTCCGTAAGAATGAATTTGTAGAG GGGGTAAAAGTTTTGCTCTCACAAGCAGCATTATCCAGCGTCTCTAATTTAGATTGTGATGTACTGTACTTGATTTGGACAATCGAGAAGCTTCAGCAACAATTAGATGTGATTGACAGGCGTTGTGAATT GTCAAGAAAATCAGCAGTGGCTTCTATACATTCTGGGAACAGAAAAATAGCTCTCAGGTATGCAAGGGAGCTGAAGTTGGCCACCCAGAGTAGAGAAAAATGTACATCACTTTTGAATAGAGTAGAGGAAGTACTTGGTGTTATTGTTGATGCCGAGTCAACAAAAAAG GTTTCTGAAGCTATGCAGATTGGAGCACATgccatgaaagaaaataaattaagcgTGGAagatgttgatctttgtttaagAGATGTCCAAGAGAGCATTGATTCACAGAAGGAAATTGAAAAGGCACTag AGCAAACTCCATCATACACAGacattgatgatgaagatattgaagaGGAACTCGAAGAGTTAGAGCTGGCTCTTGAGAAAGAGGCTCAAGTCGATACACCGGAAAAGACTATTACCAGTGAAGAAGGAACTGCAACTTTGGAAGCCTCTGAATTACTTAGTGACACTCTCTCAAAACTCAAACTTTCAGACAATACAGTAGGAAAGTCAAGAACCACTCAGTCGACATCAAAAGGAGAGAAAACGGCAAATTTAGCAATGTAA